GCGTCACCGTGGTCGTGCACAAAGTCGCCCACGAGATGGTGCGCCGCGGCCACGAGGTGATGGTCGTTGCGGCGAGCGACAACGGCGCGCCGTACGAGCACGACGACGACGGCGTGCGCGTGGTGCGCGTCCGCTCCGCGCCGAACCCGTACTGGCGCGCGGGACGCCTGCCGATCGCCGGTTCGGAGCACCTCGCGGAGATCGTGCTCGGCTTCTCGCCGCACGTCGTCCACTCGCACGAGTCGGCGTGGCTCGCCTGGCAGCTCGCGCGCCTGCGCGAGGAGATCCCCGTGCCGCTGCTCGCCACCTGCCACTTCGTGCCGCGCTTCCTCACGCACTACCTCGGCCCGTCGCTTCGCACCCAGGCGCGCGAACGCGTCGCCTGGCGCGTGGCGGTGCGGCTGCTCGACCGCTTCGATTGCGTGGTCTTTCCGACCGAGACGCAGCGCCAGATGTATCTGCGGGCCGGGCTTGGCGCTCCGACGCGCGTCATCTCGAACGGCGTCGACCTTCGCCGCTACCGGCCGGGCCCGAGCGAAGGCCCCGCCGGGCTTGCGCTGCCACCGCGCCCGCGCGTCCTGGCCGTCGGACGCGTTGCACGCGACAAGCGCCTCGACGTGCTCTTGCACGCGTTCGCCTACCTGCGCGACACCCGTGCCTCGCTCGTGATCGCAGGCGACGGGAATGCTCGCGAAGACCTGGCGCGGCTCGCGACCGAGCTGCAGCTCGACGAGACGGTGGCGTTCACCGGCTCCGTTCCCGAGGCGGTCATGCCTGACCTGTACCGTGCGTGCGACATCTACGCCATCACCTCGCTCGTCGAGGTGCAGTCGATCACGACCTTGCAGGCCCTCGCAACGGGGCTGCCGGTTGTGGCCGCCGCGGCAGGCGCGCTCCCAGAGGTCGTCCAGCACGGCGTGACCGGCCTGCTCGTGCCGCCCGAAGACCCTCGCGCGACGGCAGACGCGCTGAGATCGCTTATCGCCGACCCTGAGCGGGCCCGAACGCTCGGGGCCAACGGCGTGCGCGCCGCCGCAGCGCACGACGAGCGGCACACCTTCGACGCGTACGAGCAGCTGTACCTTCAGGCCGCTGAACACCACGTGACCGCTGGTTCGTGAGGAGGGATCGCGTGAGTC
The Parvivirga hydrogeniphila genome window above contains:
- a CDS encoding glycosyltransferase — translated: MRILLVSHAYPPAISGVTVVVHKVAHEMVRRGHEVMVVAASDNGAPYEHDDDGVRVVRVRSAPNPYWRAGRLPIAGSEHLAEIVLGFSPHVVHSHESAWLAWQLARLREEIPVPLLATCHFVPRFLTHYLGPSLRTQARERVAWRVAVRLLDRFDCVVFPTETQRQMYLRAGLGAPTRVISNGVDLRRYRPGPSEGPAGLALPPRPRVLAVGRVARDKRLDVLLHAFAYLRDTRASLVIAGDGNAREDLARLATELQLDETVAFTGSVPEAVMPDLYRACDIYAITSLVEVQSITTLQALATGLPVVAAAAGALPEVVQHGVTGLLVPPEDPRATADALRSLIADPERARTLGANGVRAAAAHDERHTFDAYEQLYLQAAEHHVTAGS